The Geobacter sp. genomic interval CGAGGTGCTGGACCTCTTGGCCGAATATGCCCGAAAGACCTACCTGCTGCTGGAGCTGGGGCTGCAGTCGTCGGTGGACCGGACTCTGGCGGCGGTCAACCGCGGCCACGACGTCGCCTGCTTCGTGGAGGCGGCTCACCACTGCCGGGAGCGGGGGATTGCCGTCTGCGCCCACCTGATCTTCGGTCTGCCGGGGGAGACGCGGGAGGAGATGCTGCAGACGGCGGAGCTCTTGAACGGGCTCGGCATCGGCGGGGTGAAGCTGCACCACCTGCATGTGATGAAGGGAACTGTGCTGGAAGAGCGGTACCGGCAGGGGGAGCTGACCCTGATGGAGCGGGACGACTACGTGGGGATCGTCTGCGATTTCCTGGAACGGCTCGATCCCAAGGTGCTGGTGATGCGGCTGGTGGGGGACGGCGGCCTCAACCTGGTGGCGCCCCGCTGGGGCACGGCCAAGTTCGATATCCTCAATGCCATCGAGCGGGAACTGGAGCGCCGCGGCACCCGCCAGGGGTTTATGTTAAAAAGGATGTCCTAAGCCCACAAACACTGCCGGCCCATCCCTGCCGATGCCGATATCCACCCTGCCGACGATGTTCGGCCTGACCACCGCCCGGAAACCGATGCCGGGGTTGAACTCGAAGTTCCTGGAGCTTGCCATGTCGAGCCGCTCGAAGACCGCTCCCAGGTCGATGAACGGTGCCACTTCCCAGTCGGCCGTAACGTCGAAGACCTCCCAGCGGAACAGCCTGATCCTCTCCTCCAGGTTGCAAAGAAAATAGCTTGAGTCGATGAAGCGGTTGCGGCCATAGCCACGCAGGGTCGATTCACCCCCGAGGATACTCCGCTCCAGGAACGGCACACCATTGCCCAGGGTCTGGTTGTAGGCCAGGCGGAAGACCGAGACGTAGCGGGCGTGGTCCAGCGGGATGAACCCTTTTGCCTCAGCCTCGTAGTGCTGGTAGCTGGCGCTGCTCCCCATGGCCCGTGAGCTGAGTTCGACCGAGACCCGCGCATAGCCGCCGAAGGTCGGGGCGATGGCAGTATCCAGGGTGCTGTAGACAAAGCCGAACTTCTGGGCGTGGGCGGAGAAGCCGTCCAAGCCCGGAACCAGCGCGGGACTGAAGAGATCGCGGATGAACGGGACGCTGGTGACCGCTCCTCGCTCGATGTTGACGGACCTGAAGCGTTCCCCCACCAGCAGGCTGATGTGCCGCCAGAAATTGTAGCTGGCCGTCAGGGTAAAGCCGCTCTCCTGATCTGCATAGTTGGTTTCGTCCGCGGTACGGCTGTCCGACTGGAAGCCGAAGAAGCGGGCGGAGCCGTCGGTCAGGTGATAGGCAAAGGCGTTCAGTTCCAGCTTTCCCGCCAGGAGGGTCTTGTCGATGAGACGGGCCTCGTAATCGTTGTTCACCTTGGTGGATTGGGAGAGGTTGATCTCCCAACTGCTGGTGGTGGTCGGGTAGAAAGCGCCGTAGAGCGAGGTGGTCACCCCGAAGTTCTTGTTGAAGTTGACCTGGGGGGCGACCAGCGCGTTGATCTCGTCCTTGTTGTTGTGCAGGAGGAAGGCGGTGAGCGCGCCGCCGGTGATCCCCTCGTTGGGGCTCGATGCGATCACCGGAAGGGGGACGACGACGGTCTTCACTTCCTCCGGGGATTCGCTGGTGGCCAGAGGGTAGGGGAGCCGGTCACGCGGCACCATGGTGGTGCAGGCGGTGAGCATGGCGCAGAGCATGATGAGTAGATACGAGAGAGGGCGCATAGAACGAGTTCACGGATTGATAGCATAGTCCGGAAACGTTTAATAGCCTGATCGGTGGAGTTCTGTCAAAGCAATTTTTCCCGGGGCGCTGCCGGGTCTCCCCGGCGGCGCGATCCTTTTACGGGCCATGAGACCCTCTGCCCATCAGCCCCAGCGGAGCATTCCCGGTTCGTAGATCGGCCCGAGCTCAGGGTGCCGGGGTATAACGCGGATCAGAAAGCCGTGGCGCCCTGAAAAACGGCACTCCATGGTCCCCTCGAAGCGGTAGATCCCGTTCCCCTGTTCTTCTCCGGGCGTGAAGGGGATCAATTCCCCACCGACGATGTTCCCCCGCGAATCGAGGACCCCGAAGTAGGCCTCCACCGAGACCTCGTCCAGCGGGATCTCGCCCAGAAAGACCCGTGCCGCGGCGGTCAGGCGGGAGCCGCTGGCCACCTCGTCGGTGCCGTCGCATTCGACGCTGTCGATGCGGACCTTCCCCCAGAGGTTTCTCATCTGGCCTTTCCAGCGGGCCAGGTCGGTTGCCAGCCGGAGGTTATCCTGGGCGAGCCGTTGCCAGTGCTCGAAGGAATGGATGTAGAAGCGCTCCGAGTACTCCTGCAGCATCCGGTCGGTGCTGAAGAAGGGGCAGAGCGACTGCATGGAATTCTTCATCCAGCCGATCCAGCCGCGGGGGATCCCTTCGCCGACGCGGTCGTAGAAGAGCGGAACGATCTCCTTTTCCAGCAGGTCGTACATGGCGCGGCTCTCCACCTCGTTCTGGTGCTCGATGTCCTTGTAGACCTCACCCTTGCCGATGGCCCAGCCGTTGTTCCCCCGGTACCCCTCGCACCACCAGCCGTCCAGGACGCTCATGTTGAGGCCGCCGTTGAAGGCGACCTTCATGCCGCTGGTCCCGCTGGCCTCAAGCGGCCGCCGCGGGGTGTTGAGCCAGACGTCGACCCCCTGCACCAGGTGGCGCGCCACGGACATGTCGTAGTCCTCGATGAAGACGATCCGGTGGCGGAACGGTTCCTCCTTGGAGAACTGGACGATCTGGCGGATCAGCTCCTTGCCTTCGTGATCGTGGGGGTGGGCCTTGCCGGCAAAGATGATCTGCACCGGCCGGCCGGCGTTGTTGAGGATGCGGGCAAGCCGCTCCGGATCGCGCAAAAGCAGCGTGCCCCGCTTGTAGGTGGCGAAGCGGCGGGCAAAGCCGATGGTGAGGGTTTCCGGATCGAGTACCTCTTCGGAGGATTCTATCTCCTTGGGGGTTGCCCCCACCTGGGCGAGCTGAGCTTTCAGCCGTTCCCGGGCAAAGCCGACCAGCCGTTCGCGGCACCGCTCGTGCACCCGCCAGAATTCGGCGTCCGGGATGCGGGATACGCGCCGCCAGACCGCCTGGTTGGTCGGCTCGTCGAGCCAGCGGGTGCCGAGGTAGCGGGTCAGAAGGCTTGCCATGTCCAGGGAGAGCCAGGTCTTGGCATGGACCCCGTTGGTGATGGAGGAAAGGGGGAGGTGCTCTTCGGGGAGCTCGGGCCAGAGGTTCTTCCACATCTGCCGCGAAACCTCGCCGTGCAGCTCGCTGACGCCATTGGAGTGGGCCGCGAGCTTGAGGGCGAGCACTGCCATGCAGAACGATTCGTGGTGGTTGCTGGGGTTCTGGCGCCCCAGGCCGAGGAATTCGTCGCGGGAGATCCCCAGGCCGCGGTAGTATTTCCCGAGGTATTTTTCCAGGAGGTCGGGGGGGAAGTGGTCGATCCCCGCCTCCACCGGGGTGTGGGTGGTGAAGACCGTGCCCGCCCTGACTACTTCATGTGCTTCGCGGAAGGAGACCCCCTGTTCCGCCATCAGGAGCCTGATCCGCTCCAGTGCCAGGAACGCGGAGTGCCCTTCGTTCATGTGGCAGACGTTCGGTTCAATGCCCAGGAGCCTGAGCGCCCGGATGCCGCCGATGCCGAGCAGGATCTCCTGGCGGATCCGCATCTCCTGGTCGCCGCCGTAGAGCTGGGCCGTGATCTCCCGGTCCTCGGGCGAGTTTTCCTCCAGGTTGGTATCCAGCAGGTAGAGCGGCACCCGTCCCACCTGCAGCCGCCAGATATGTGCCTTGAGCTTGCGGCCGGGGAATTCCAGTTCCACCGAGAGCGGTACCCGCTTTTCGTCCCGTTCCAGGTGGAGCGGCAGATTGTAGAAGTCGTTTTCCGGGTAGTATTCCTGCTGCCAGCCTTCGATGTTCAGGTACTGGCGGAAGTACCCCTGGCGGTAGAGCAGCCCGATCCCGACCAGCGGGATACCCAGGTCGCTGGCCGATTTCAGGTGGTCGCCGGAGAGGATGCCCAGGCCGCCCGAGTAGATCGGGACCGACTCGTGAAAGCCGAATTCCATGGAGAAGTAGGCGGTCTTGAGCGGGTGGTCCTTGCCGTGGGTCTTTTCGAACCAGGTGGTGCTGGAGAGGTAGGTCTGCAGCATATCGTCCACCTGCTCCAGCGTCGACATGAACCCTTCATCGGCCGCCAGGCTGTCGAGGGTTGCCTGCTGCAGGCTGCCGAGCATCTCGATCGGGTTGTGCCGGACCGCGTGCCAGAGTTCGATGTCGATCCGTTTGAAGAGGCTGCGCGCTTCAGGTTCCCAGGTCCACCAGAGGTTGCGGGCGATCCGCTGCAGCCGGGAGAGTTCCGGGGTGAGTGACGGGACCACGGTGAAACGGTGGAGCATAGAGCTGAAATCCATAGTGCCCTCCGGGCGTTATTGGTCGTAATGGCTGTGCCGGTGCTTTCTTCGCTGCATGCCGGGTATCCTGCGCTGTAACGAGGTATGTCACGGCTTTTCGATGCCGAATTTTTCCAGGCGGTATTGCAACGTCTTGTAGCTCATGCCGAGGAGGGGCGCGGCCTTGGCGATCACCCATCCCGAACGGTCCATGGCCTTGACGATCAACTCCCGTTCGAGCTGCTCCATGGAGATCCCCTGCGGCGGAAGATCCAGTCGGAGATCCCCCGCCGGCGAGCCGTTGCCGTGGACCTCGGCGGGGAGGTCTTCGGGCTGGATCAATTCCCCTTCCGCCATCAGCACCCCGCGCTCGATGACCGACTCCAGCTGGCGGACGTTGCCGGGCCAGCTGTAGTTCATCAGCAGCTTCAAGGCGGGTTTGGCAATCCCCTTGACGGCCAGCCCCGAGCTGGCATTGTATTTCCCGATGAAGAAATCAGCCAGGGAGGCGATGTCGTTGCCCCGCTCCCGGAGCGGCGGCAGACCGATCCTGATCACGTTGAGCCGGTAATAGAGGTCTTCGCGGAAGGTCCCCTTGCGGATTTCCACCTCCAGATCCTTGTTGGTGGCCGATATGATCCGGACATCCACCGGAACGTTGATCTTGCCCCCCACCCGGCGGACCTCTTTCTCCTGAATTGCGCGCAAGAGCTTTGCCTGCATTGCCACGTTCATCTCGGCGATCTCGTCGAGGAAGACCGTTCCCCCGGTTGCCGCCTCGAAGATGCCGATCTCCCGTGCCGTGGCGCCAGTGAACGACCCCTTCTCGTGACC includes:
- a CDS encoding BamA/TamA family outer membrane protein, which produces MRPLSYLLIMLCAMLTACTTMVPRDRLPYPLATSESPEEVKTVVVPLPVIASSPNEGITGGALTAFLLHNNKDEINALVAPQVNFNKNFGVTTSLYGAFYPTTTSSWEINLSQSTKVNNDYEARLIDKTLLAGKLELNAFAYHLTDGSARFFGFQSDSRTADETNYADQESGFTLTASYNFWRHISLLVGERFRSVNIERGAVTSVPFIRDLFSPALVPGLDGFSAHAQKFGFVYSTLDTAIAPTFGGYARVSVELSSRAMGSSASYQHYEAEAKGFIPLDHARYVSVFRLAYNQTLGNGVPFLERSILGGESTLRGYGRNRFIDSSYFLCNLEERIRLFRWEVFDVTADWEVAPFIDLGAVFERLDMASSRNFEFNPGIGFRAVVRPNIVGRVDIGIGRDGPAVFVGLGHPF
- the glgP gene encoding alpha-glucan family phosphorylase yields the protein MDFSSMLHRFTVVPSLTPELSRLQRIARNLWWTWEPEARSLFKRIDIELWHAVRHNPIEMLGSLQQATLDSLAADEGFMSTLEQVDDMLQTYLSSTTWFEKTHGKDHPLKTAYFSMEFGFHESVPIYSGGLGILSGDHLKSASDLGIPLVGIGLLYRQGYFRQYLNIEGWQQEYYPENDFYNLPLHLERDEKRVPLSVELEFPGRKLKAHIWRLQVGRVPLYLLDTNLEENSPEDREITAQLYGGDQEMRIRQEILLGIGGIRALRLLGIEPNVCHMNEGHSAFLALERIRLLMAEQGVSFREAHEVVRAGTVFTTHTPVEAGIDHFPPDLLEKYLGKYYRGLGISRDEFLGLGRQNPSNHHESFCMAVLALKLAAHSNGVSELHGEVSRQMWKNLWPELPEEHLPLSSITNGVHAKTWLSLDMASLLTRYLGTRWLDEPTNQAVWRRVSRIPDAEFWRVHERCRERLVGFARERLKAQLAQVGATPKEIESSEEVLDPETLTIGFARRFATYKRGTLLLRDPERLARILNNAGRPVQIIFAGKAHPHDHEGKELIRQIVQFSKEEPFRHRIVFIEDYDMSVARHLVQGVDVWLNTPRRPLEASGTSGMKVAFNGGLNMSVLDGWWCEGYRGNNGWAIGKGEVYKDIEHQNEVESRAMYDLLEKEIVPLFYDRVGEGIPRGWIGWMKNSMQSLCPFFSTDRMLQEYSERFYIHSFEHWQRLAQDNLRLATDLARWKGQMRNLWGKVRIDSVECDGTDEVASGSRLTAAARVFLGEIPLDEVSVEAYFGVLDSRGNIVGGELIPFTPGEEQGNGIYRFEGTMECRFSGRHGFLIRVIPRHPELGPIYEPGMLRWG
- a CDS encoding response regulator encodes the protein MTVSGRVLIVDDEKGQRDILEAILTREGYRTVSVPGGREALERLEREEYDLLLTDLKMQGMSGMELLEAVLAQNPQQCLIIMTAHGTVDSAVEAMKKGAFDYLEKPLERENLLMTLRRAFDHIKLLQENTLLHKKLQDTIILPDIIGEHPKIKEVYRIVNKIAPTTSTVLIYGESGTGKELVARAIHDLSARRSNPFLAINCAAIPETLIESELFGHEKGSFTGATAREIGIFEAATGGTVFLDEIAEMNVAMQAKLLRAIQEKEVRRVGGKINVPVDVRIISATNKDLEVEIRKGTFREDLYYRLNVIRIGLPPLRERGNDIASLADFFIGKYNASSGLAVKGIAKPALKLLMNYSWPGNVRQLESVIERGVLMAEGELIQPEDLPAEVHGNGSPAGDLRLDLPPQGISMEQLERELIVKAMDRSGWVIAKAAPLLGMSYKTLQYRLEKFGIEKP
- a CDS encoding TIGR01212 family radical SAM protein: MAEKRYNTFSAELRRLFGCRVQRISVDAGFTCPNRDGSVGVGGCSFCGGNGSGAKGIVRGLSVTEQLEHGKGVMVRKYGARKFLAYFQAFSNTYAPVERLRALYDEALAVPDVVGLIIGTRPDCLPPEVLDLLAEYARKTYLLLELGLQSSVDRTLAAVNRGHDVACFVEAAHHCRERGIAVCAHLIFGLPGETREEMLQTAELLNGLGIGGVKLHHLHVMKGTVLEERYRQGELTLMERDDYVGIVCDFLERLDPKVLVMRLVGDGGLNLVAPRWGTAKFDILNAIERELERRGTRQGFMLKRMS